In the Panthera leo isolate Ple1 chromosome C2, P.leo_Ple1_pat1.1, whole genome shotgun sequence genome, TTTTCCCAGAGCATTCAACTTTTCATAAAAACAGCAGTCCTTTTCCTTCACTCATAATTTGTCATTTATGTAATCATTAAAATATCTAATTACAATAATGAGGTCACTGGCAAAAACATAGGAACCAGGTCTCTCTGTGGGCAAGCAGTTCATTTGAGAGTCGAGGCCCTCAGGTAGAGGAGCCTTCTGGCTGTACATGTTCCACTCTGAGCAGCAATCCAAACGGTTTACAGGTGGTTTACTGGGGCAGTGGAGGGATCAGGTGAGTTTTTTACTGTCTCATCCACTAAACTGAGGAGCAAACTGTCACGCACTGTCATTTGTAAGAGCACCTATCCTCAGCTGACTTCATAGGATAATTTATtaagctttattttctttgctgaaaaTCTACCATTTTCAGCCTAACCCTTAATAATTTTTACCTTGTAGAACATTACCTTGAATGAATGTTTGCAGTGGTACTGATTAACTTGTTTAAGACtgtttaattagattatttttttctcaatgtcCATGTTAGTGGAAAGTCTACAGCTATCAGAATTGAAAACTTCTATAGGAATTATAGATTGTTATTGCCTTATTTTTCTGGATGTCCAATAACTAGTTTCATGATGATATTTATAAATTGGGCATATACTTTTCATCTGTCTTTCCTGTCTTCAATCAATTTGGTTTCTACCACTTAATGTGTACCAGCTACACCTTTAGAAATTTATGTGACTAGTTCACAATTTTGGACCTTCCGGGCTATGCTAGCCCCATCACTAAATGCTAGATCTGGCTTTTTGAAAGTGTATACATGAGAAAGCATGATACTGTGCACATGGTGCTGCTATCTAGGCTGGTCTATGCATTTATCAGTCTCCACTCATGAAGCTCTATGGAAGCATTAGTGAAATCAGACACATCTGCCTGTATATGAACCTTGAAAACTCATTATACTTAAGAGGGTCATTGGTCCAGGAAGAAACATGCAGACCATCGCTCAGATCCCTTCTTTGCTCTTTTGTAAGTACATGACCTTAGGGAAGTCAGTCTTAAAGTACTGTTTCCTTCCTTGGAACAGAAATTGCTGATCCATGGTAGGCGCTCAGTAAATGCTCCAAAATCTTGTAACTTCTATTTCTTACCTGTTGCTTTACACTTCTGCCTTTGCTTCtggtattctgtgtgtgtgtgtgtgtgtgtgtgtgtgtgtgtgtgtgtgtgtgtgtacgcgcgcgcgcacacgtgtgcacgtgcacacgcgcGCACGAGCGCCCTCTCCTTCACCTGATAGATCTTTAAACTTGAAGATTTTATTCCTTGACTACCCCAATCTGAGTCAGCTACTCCTCTTTTCTTAGTTAACATTGTACATTCTTGTTGCCTTTTTATggactcttccctctgcctggatatATCACCAACTCCCTTTTCATGTGgcaaatttcagtttatttttcatgtgtcaactCAACTGTCCTTTTATCTTGGAAACAATACCTGACTCTATTTGCATACTTAAGTGTTCCCTCCCCCGTCGTACCCCAGTTGTTCTGTGTATCACTTGTCACACATTATATTGTCATTACTTAGTTTCATGGCTCTTCTATTAAAATTCCTTGGGAATGGAGATCAAGTCTTCTTTATCTCCCCAGGCACACAGCAGCTGCTTACTAAATGTCTGTTGAACTAAATGGCACACAGCAGCTGCTTACTAAATGTCTGTTGAACTAAATAAACCCACAAAATAGATTGACAATAATGTGTGTGTCATTTATATTACACAAGCTTGTGgttagacaaaataaataaagaaataaagcattgtTAAGACTTTGTAAActgaaacactaaaaatattttttccttgccttcccaAACAGGAGTTTGCTATAAAATGCTTTATGATTAGGCCATGGATCTAGGAGCTAGCTCCCTCCTTAAATCTTTTTTGGTTCATGAACACCTTTGAAATTTGACAGAGCTTTGAAGGGTCTTGTGGGattggtaggggcagagacagtaaCTCAACTGTATAGATGTGGCACCCACTGCAAGGACTCACAGATTTCTGAAGCTCATCACATTCAGGTTCAGGGAAACCAGGTTGAGAATCCCTGCCATAACTTACTTTATAGCaagataaaaagttattttacaaaGATCTAAGATCAGCTCTGGAGGTAGAAAAGAGACTTAGTTAAACCTGTAGGTTAAAAGGAAACTTGCAATGGTATTAAGGGACAGTTATtgtaaagaagaataaaaataccaaGTTTAAGAAGCAGAGACACCAAAAGGTCTTCTTTGAACTTGAATTGGGAATGCTAGCAAAAATTGGGTACAGTTTATTCAGCCAAGTAGTTAAGTGTCAGAGTTTTCAGTAGAAACAGTCAatatgggaagggaggggaaaaagtaGTAATatcctgtttttcctctctgaacAGGAGGCACCTGAACTGGATACAGTGGGCTTCCCTTCTGATTCTGTTCTTGTCTATTGTGGCTCTCACTGCTGGGACTGAAACTTCACAGCATAACCTGGCAGGACATGGATTTCATCATGATGCCTTCTTCAGCCCATCCAATTCCTGCCTTCTCTTCCGAAGCGAATGTCCCGGAAAAGTCAATTGCACAGCAAAGGCATGGACTTTTCCTGAAACTAAGTGGAACACCACAGCTATGATTTTCAGTCACATCCGTCTCGGCTTGGGCCATGTGCTTATTATAGTCCAGTGTTTTATTTCCTCAATGGCCAATATCTATAATGAAAAGATATTGAAGGAAGGGAACCAGCTCACTGAAAGCATCTTCATACAGAATAGCAAACTCTATTTCTTTGGCATTCTTTTTAATGGACTGACACTGGTCCTTCAGGGCAGTAACAGTGAACAGATTAAGAACTGTGGGGTTTTCTATGGCCACAATGTGTTTTCAGTCACCCTTATTTTTGTGACTGCATTCCAGGGCCTCTCAGTGGCTTTTATTCTGAAGTTCCTAGATAACATGTTCCACGTCTTGATGGCCCAGGTCACCACTGTCATCATCACAGCGGTGTCTGTCCTGGTCTTTGACTTCAGGCCCTCCCTGGAGTTTTTCTTAGAAGCACCGTCGGTTCTTCTCtccatatttatttacaaagcCAGCAAGCCTCAAGGTCTGGAATATGCACCTAGGCAAGAAAGGATCCGAGATCTAAGTGGCAGCCTTTGGGAGCGCTCCAGTGGGGTAAGTCTATGGAGATGctgcctttctcctgctcttCCCAGATTCAGTGCATGCTCATAGAAAAGAAATCGATCAGTGCTTATTTATCAAAGGGTGTATTGGATttctgtgacttttaaaaattattcagcaaacattcactGGACTTACATGTGCAAGGGCTCGTGATAATGCCATCAGTGGTCGAGAAAGAGTGTGAATCAGAGCCTCGAGGACCTTATCCATTAGTTGTATCTTAGAATATTATAGAGCCACAGAGCTGGGAGACAGCACACAGGTTATCTTGTCTAGTCTTTCTGGTTTGCGGAGTGAATAAACAGATTTGGACAGGCTAAATGGGTTATAGATAGTATGTAAAAAAACTATGATCAACCCATGAGGTCTCACTCCTAGTCCATTACTCTTTCCACTCTGCCATAGTCAGAGAAATATGCCTCATTGGCAAGAAAAGTTGATCATCTTCGACATTAGTAGGTCTTGTTAGATGTAAGCTCCTTGATTTTCCATCTGTAGTTGCTTGTAAACTACACGGTGCCAGAAGGGTAGGCCTCAACTCACTATGAAGGTGATTTTCAAAACTATCTTCAtaagtaagagaaaaatattttctagaaaccTACTTATGTCGTTATTCTGAATAAGCATTATTCTTCCAGTTGCTTATAATTGTTTTAGGAAGGTCTGTCAGGCATGGTGTTGACAGATGAACAGTGATCTTTTGGAGACTGAAGTAAGGagttagatatatatttaaaagatgaaaccAACTCCTCTAGCTTTAAATTTACAATTTTCCTATACACCCAAAATACCAAGCACTTCACAAAATGAACATTTCACTCTTTGGGAAAACAATCTCTTGCCCATTAGAGTTCATGGCAGAGCTTCCATCAGCAATGTCACTGAGGTGGTGGCACAACAAATCCCTAAGGTGAAAAAAtcagcagcgcctgggtggctcagtcggttatgcgtcccactcctggtttcagctcaggtcatgatctcacgattcatgggttcaagccccacttcagggtctgtgctgacagcatggagccttgcttgagattctctctccctctttctctgcccctccccatttcatgctgactctctcaaaataaataaatgtgctttaaaaaataaattagaagcaTGGGTCCCAAATGCCCTTATCTCAGCCAGAGTATAGTTTCAAAAGTCCTGCATTCTTTTCCAGTGGTCTGA is a window encoding:
- the SLC35A5 gene encoding probable UDP-sugar transporter protein SLC35A5 isoform X3; translation: MFSLRPLKTSGMESKCCDHPTLCSLSAMYTFLLGTIFIALSSSRILLVKYSANEENKYDYLPTTVNVCSELVKLVFCVLVSLWILKKEDHQSRNLRCASWKEFSNFMKWSIPAFLYFLDNLIVFYVISYLQPAMAVIFSNFSIITTALLFRIVLKRHLNWIQWASLLILFLSIVALTAGTETSQHNLAGHGFHHDAFFSPSNSCLLFRSECPGKVNCTAKAWTFPETKWNTTAMIFSHIRLGLGHVLIIVQCFISSMANIYNEKILKEGNQLTESIFIQNSKLYFFGILFNGLTLVLQGSNSEQIKNCGVFYGHNVFSVTLIFVTAFQGLSVAFILKFLDNMFHVLMAQVTTVIITAVSVLVFDFRPSLEFFLEAPSVLLSIFIYKASKPQGLEYAPRQERIRDLSGSLWERSSGDGEELERLTKPKSDIDSDEDTF
- the SLC35A5 gene encoding probable UDP-sugar transporter protein SLC35A5 isoform X4, which gives rise to MESKCCDHPTLCSLSAMYTFLLGTIFIALSSSRILLVKYSANEENKYDYLPTTVNVCSELVKLVFCVLVSLWILKKEDHQSRNLRCASWKEFSNFMKWSIPAFLYFLDNLIVFYVISYLQPAMAVIFSNFSIITTALLFRIVLKRHLNWIQWASLLILFLSIVALTAGTETSQHNLAGHGFHHDAFFSPSNSCLLFRSECPGKVNCTAKAWTFPETKWNTTAMIFSHIRLGLGHVLIIVQCFISSMANIYNEKILKEGNQLTESIFIQNSKLYFFGILFNGLTLVLQGSNSEQIKNCGVFYGHNVFSVTLIFVTAFQGLSVAFILKFLDNMFHVLMAQVTTVIITAVSVLVFDFRPSLEFFLEAPSVLLSIFIYKASKPQGLEYAPRQERIRDLSGSLWERSSGDGEELERLTKPKSDIDSDEDTF
- the SLC35A5 gene encoding probable UDP-sugar transporter protein SLC35A5 isoform X2; protein product: MCALPPKTLWTDRVLLTNMFSLRPLKTSGMESKCCDHPTLCSLSAMYTFLLGTIFIALSSSRILLVKYSANEENKYDYLPTTVNVCSELVKLVFCVLVSLWILKKEDHQSRNLRCASWKEFSNFMKWSIPAFLYFLDNLIVFYVISYLQPAMAVIFSNFSIITTALLFRIVLKRHLNWIQWASLLILFLSIVALTAGTETSQHNLAGHGFHHDAFFSPSNSCLLFRSECPGKVNCTAKAWTFPETKWNTTAMIFSHIRLGLGHVLIIVQCFISSMANIYNEKILKEGNQLTESIFIQNSKLYFFGILFNGLTLVLQGSNSEQIKNCGVFYGHNVFSVTLIFVTAFQGLSVAFILKFLDNMFHVLMAQVTTVIITAVSVLVFDFRPSLEFFLEAPSVLLSIFIYKASKPQGLEYAPRQERIRDLSGSLWERSSGDGEELERLTKPKSDIDSDEDTF
- the SLC35A5 gene encoding probable UDP-sugar transporter protein SLC35A5 isoform X1, with translation MCALPPKTLWTDRGNLARLAKKCAPLKTSGMESKCCDHPTLCSLSAMYTFLLGTIFIALSSSRILLVKYSANEENKYDYLPTTVNVCSELVKLVFCVLVSLWILKKEDHQSRNLRCASWKEFSNFMKWSIPAFLYFLDNLIVFYVISYLQPAMAVIFSNFSIITTALLFRIVLKRHLNWIQWASLLILFLSIVALTAGTETSQHNLAGHGFHHDAFFSPSNSCLLFRSECPGKVNCTAKAWTFPETKWNTTAMIFSHIRLGLGHVLIIVQCFISSMANIYNEKILKEGNQLTESIFIQNSKLYFFGILFNGLTLVLQGSNSEQIKNCGVFYGHNVFSVTLIFVTAFQGLSVAFILKFLDNMFHVLMAQVTTVIITAVSVLVFDFRPSLEFFLEAPSVLLSIFIYKASKPQGLEYAPRQERIRDLSGSLWERSSGDGEELERLTKPKSDIDSDEDTF